One Drosophila santomea strain STO CAGO 1482 chromosome X, Prin_Dsan_1.1, whole genome shotgun sequence DNA segment encodes these proteins:
- the LOC120454954 gene encoding probable cytochrome P450 4s3, with protein MSTLALLAFVLWAAFLRYLPKILNFLRLQRFAKTLPGPTIGELIENVKKGEILNWLKELREKHGPVFRIWFGKDLMVMFTDPEDIKQLLGNNQLLTKSRNYELLEPWLGKGLLTNGGESWHRRRKLLTPGFHFRILGEFKEPMEENCRILVRRLSTRANGESFDIYPYITLFALDAICETAMGIKKHAQLQSDSEYVQAVQSICRVMHKQSFSFWQRLNVFFKHTKPGKERAAALKVLHEETNRVIRLRREQLIQERNESRPEADQDDVGAKRRLAFLDMLLLTQMEGGAELSDTDIREEVDTFMFEGHDTTSSAIAFALSLLSKNPAVQQRAFEEATELEGREKESMPYLEAVIKETLRIYPSVPFFSRKVLEDLEVGKLTVPKGASISCLIYMLHRDPKNFPDPERFDPDRFLLNEKQMHPFAFAAFSAGPRNCIGQKFAMLELKTSLSTLLRSYRLLPDEDHQPQPLAELVTKSGNGIRLRLLPRDQNATIRP; from the exons ATGAGCACTTTGGCACTGTTGGCTTTCGTCCTTTGGGCTGCTTTTCTGCGCTATCTGCCCAAGATTCTCAATTTTCTGAGGCTACAGAGATTTGCGAAAACTCTGCCGGGTCCCACGATTGGCGAACTgattgaaaatgtaaaaaaaggCG AGATCCTCAACTGGCTGAAGGAGCTGAGGGAGAAGCACGGTCCGGTATTCCGCATCTGGTTTGGCAAGGATCTGATGGTGATGTTCACGGATCCGGAGGACATCAAGCAGCTGCTCGGCAACAACCAGTTGCTAACCAAGTCGCGGAACTACGAGCTGCTGGAGCCCTGGCTGGGCAAGGGTCTGCTCACGAATGGCGGCGAGTCCTGGCATCGTCGCCGAAAGCTCCTCACTCCAGGCTTCCACTTCCGCATCCTTGGCGAGTTCAAGGAGCCCATGGAGGAGAACTGCCGCATCCTGGTGCGTCGTCTGAGTACCAGGGCCAATGGCGAATCCTTCGACATCTATCCATACATCACCCTCTTCGCCCTGGACGCCATCTGCGAAACGGCCATGGGCATCAAGAAGCACGCCCAGCTGCAGAGCGACTCCGAGTATGTGCAAGCTGTTCAATC TATTTGCCGTGTGATGCACAAGCAGAGTTTCTCCTTCTGGCAACGACTGAACGTGTTCTTCAAGCACACAAAGCCCGGAAAGGAACGGGCGGCAGCTCTAAAGGTGCTCCACGAAGAGACGAATCGGGTGATACGGCTGCGCCGGGAGCAGCTGATCCAGGAGCGCAACGAATCCCGCCCAGAAGCGGATCAGGACGATGTGGGCGCCAAGCGGCGACTGGCCTTCCTCGACATGCTGCTGCTCACCCAAATGGAGGGCGGTGCGGAGCTGAGCGACACCGATATTCGCGAGGAGGTGGACACCTTCATGTTCGAGGGCCACGACACCACCAGTTCGGCCATCGCATTCGCCCTGAGTTTGCTGTCCAAAAATCCTGCCGTGCAGCAGCGCGCCTTCGAGGAGGCCACTGAACTGGAGGGCAGGGAGAAGGAATCGATGCCCTATTTGGAGGCGGTGATCAAAGAGACGCTGCGCATCTACCCCTCGGTGCCGTTCTTCTCAAGGAAGGTCCTCGAGGATCTGGAAGTGGGCAAGTTGACGGTGCCCAAGGGCGCGTCCATAAGCTGCCTCATCTACATGCTCCATCGCGATCCCAAGAACTTCCCCGATCCCGAGCGTTTCGATCCGGATCGCTTCCTGCTCAACGAGAAGCAAATGCATCCGTTTGCCTTCGCCGCTTTCAGCGCCGGACCTAGAAATTGCATTG GTCAAAAGTTCGCCATGTTGGAGCTGAAGACCTCGCTCTCGACGCTCCTGAGAAGCTATCGCCTTCTGCCCGACGAGGATCATCAGCCACAGCCGTTGGCCGAGTTGGTGACCAAAAGTGGAAATGGCATTAGACTTCGGCTCTTGCCACGAGATCAGAACGCAACCATAAGGCCATAA